From the genome of Mesorhizobium japonicum MAFF 303099, one region includes:
- a CDS encoding macro domain-containing protein translates to MELPMRTIRGDLLQLALDGEFDAIVHGCNCQCQMGKGIALSIKQRFPEAYAADIATVKGDRSKLGTISVAEIRREDRNFHVINGYTQFHWQGQGMKADYGAIRSVMKAVKAGFAGRSIGYPRIGAGLAGGDWATIASIIDEELAEENHRLVEYTP, encoded by the coding sequence ATGGAGCTGCCCATGCGGACGATTCGTGGCGATCTGTTGCAACTTGCGCTCGACGGAGAGTTCGACGCGATCGTGCATGGCTGCAATTGCCAATGCCAGATGGGCAAGGGCATTGCCCTTTCCATCAAGCAGCGGTTTCCAGAGGCCTACGCTGCGGATATCGCGACCGTGAAAGGCGACCGCTCCAAGCTGGGTACTATCTCGGTTGCCGAGATCCGGCGCGAAGATCGAAATTTCCACGTCATCAATGGCTACACCCAGTTCCATTGGCAGGGCCAGGGCATGAAGGCTGACTATGGCGCCATCCGCAGTGTCATGAAGGCGGTCAAGGCTGGATTCGCCGGCCGGAGTATCGGCTATCCCAGGATTGGCGCGGGTTTGGCGGGAGGCGATTGGGCAACGATTGCTTCGATCATCGATGAGGAGCTTGCGGAAGAGAACCACAGGCTGGTCGAATACACGCCGTAA
- a CDS encoding DUF1330 domain-containing protein, whose product MTAYAIAHMRQVTMGPQIVEYLHKIDATLEPFGGRFLVHGGDVEVIENDWPGNLIVIEFPDRRHVREWYDSPAYQAILSLRTDNSDSDVIIVDGVEHPHKATDVLG is encoded by the coding sequence ATGACCGCTTACGCAATCGCCCATATGCGCCAAGTCACGATGGGTCCGCAGATCGTCGAGTACCTGCACAAGATCGATGCCACGCTGGAGCCTTTCGGCGGCCGTTTCCTGGTCCATGGCGGCGATGTTGAGGTGATCGAGAACGACTGGCCGGGCAACCTCATCGTCATCGAATTTCCCGACCGGCGGCATGTGCGCGAGTGGTATGATTCGCCCGCCTATCAGGCGATCCTTTCACTGCGCACCGATAATTCGGACTCTGACGTAATCATCGTTGACGGCGTCGAGCATCCGCACAAGGCTACCGATGTGCTTGGCTGA
- a CDS encoding DUF1194 domain-containing protein — translation MLDALRLLACLACVQPTPVASPSGAPAVDVELVLAVDISLSMDEKEFALQRAGYVEALRHPDFIQAVRSGNAGRIAIAYFEWAGTVRDDAVIDWQIIDSAQSANSFADKVAARPFRSFRGTSISTAIAFGTGLFGRTNFAGERSVIDISGDGPNNIGPPVTAMRDAATAKGIVINGLPILINPSPTFKHLDQYYAQCVIGGPGSFVLPIHTAAEFSTAIRRKLILEVSGIQGKASIIPVDADAPIDCLQGERDRRFLSDPYFPELDR, via the coding sequence ATGCTTGATGCTCTGCGCCTGCTTGCCTGTCTTGCCTGTGTCCAGCCAACGCCCGTTGCCTCGCCATCGGGTGCGCCAGCTGTCGACGTCGAGTTGGTGTTGGCGGTCGATATATCCCTGTCGATGGACGAGAAGGAATTCGCCCTGCAACGCGCCGGCTATGTCGAAGCTCTGCGCCATCCCGACTTCATCCAGGCCGTCCGGTCCGGCAATGCGGGCCGCATCGCGATTGCCTATTTCGAATGGGCCGGCACGGTGCGCGACGACGCGGTCATCGATTGGCAGATCATCGACAGCGCGCAAAGCGCCAACAGCTTTGCCGACAAGGTGGCGGCGCGCCCGTTCCGGAGTTTTCGCGGTACCTCGATTTCCACGGCAATTGCCTTCGGCACAGGGCTGTTCGGCAGGACGAATTTCGCTGGTGAGCGCAGCGTCATCGATATATCGGGCGATGGCCCCAACAATATCGGGCCGCCGGTCACCGCGATGCGCGATGCGGCAACCGCAAAAGGCATCGTCATCAACGGCCTGCCGATCCTGATCAACCCATCGCCCACCTTCAAGCATCTTGACCAGTACTACGCGCAGTGCGTGATCGGCGGACCCGGTTCCTTCGTGTTGCCGATCCATACGGCCGCCGAATTTTCCACCGCCATCCGGCGCAAGCTGATCCTCGAGGTGAGCGGCATTCAGGGCAAGGCCAGCATCATCCCGGTCGACGCGGACGCACCGATCGACTGCCTGCAAGGCGAACGCGACAGGCGGTTCCTGTCAGATCCGTACTTTCCGGAACTCGACCGGTGA
- a CDS encoding ABC transporter ATP-binding protein/permease — MADQLDNQATIQPVAVEASSLRDQVATIRRALVVSPVRKWLLWTSVGIMAVIIATSIGQVLLNRWNQPFYDALARRDMAAFVHQLLVFAIIAGGLLVLNIGQTWLNQMIRLKLREALTLDLIDQWMRPARAFRLANAGAIGVNPDQRMQQDAAHLSDLSTDLGVGLLQSLILLVSFVGVLWELSSGFVFHINGWSLAIPGYMVWAAFLYAGTASWLSWLVGRPLIKLNSDRYTREAELRSSMVRVNENVDAIALYHGEADAKQRLELDLGTVLGAMRRIYTAQINLSWVTDTYGWITVVAPILVASPVYFSGDISFGGLMMAVGAFNQVHSSLRWFINNIGSIADWRATLMRVADFRIALDETDVLHDTERRITFDQNANGSLTFEKLQVASPEGCTKLSDQHVEIRAGDRVMITGEPGAGKTLFFRAIAGLWPWGSGKIGLPAGETLIFVPRVPYLPAGTLREVLNHANGHAPASDAEIVAVLAEIGLQRLSFSLDRVGRWDHELGDDEQRLLGVARLALRQPKWVIIDEAMDAFDGPSLRRVLAMLEKHLKGATIINIGRGQHNNQFFPRGLTIVKDTGAQPLKPARVRAGAIDPPPVAVRRKK, encoded by the coding sequence ATGGCTGATCAACTTGACAATCAGGCCACCATTCAGCCGGTCGCCGTCGAGGCCAGCAGCCTGCGTGATCAGGTTGCGACGATCAGGCGGGCGCTGGTGGTGTCGCCGGTTCGCAAATGGCTGCTGTGGACGTCGGTCGGCATCATGGCCGTCATCATCGCGACGTCGATCGGCCAGGTCCTGCTCAACCGCTGGAACCAGCCCTTCTACGATGCGTTGGCGCGCCGCGACATGGCGGCCTTCGTGCACCAGCTCCTCGTCTTCGCGATTATCGCCGGCGGGCTGCTGGTGCTCAACATCGGTCAGACCTGGCTCAACCAGATGATCCGGCTGAAGTTGCGCGAGGCGCTGACGCTCGACCTGATCGACCAGTGGATGCGGCCGGCACGCGCCTTCCGGCTGGCCAATGCCGGCGCCATCGGCGTCAACCCCGACCAGCGCATGCAGCAGGATGCGGCGCATCTCTCCGACCTGTCGACGGACCTTGGTGTCGGATTGCTGCAGTCGCTGATCCTGCTCGTGTCCTTCGTCGGCGTGCTGTGGGAACTGTCTTCAGGCTTCGTCTTCCACATCAACGGCTGGTCGCTGGCCATACCGGGCTACATGGTCTGGGCGGCGTTCCTCTATGCCGGGACCGCCTCCTGGCTGAGCTGGCTGGTCGGGCGGCCGCTCATCAAGCTGAACAGCGACCGCTACACACGGGAGGCGGAGCTGCGCTCCTCGATGGTGCGCGTCAACGAGAATGTCGATGCCATCGCGCTGTACCATGGTGAGGCCGACGCCAAGCAGCGGCTCGAACTCGACCTCGGCACGGTGCTGGGCGCCATGCGGCGCATCTATACCGCGCAGATCAACCTGTCGTGGGTGACCGATACCTATGGCTGGATCACTGTCGTGGCGCCGATCCTGGTTGCCTCGCCCGTCTATTTCTCGGGCGATATCAGCTTTGGCGGGCTGATGATGGCGGTCGGCGCCTTCAACCAGGTCCATTCGTCGTTGCGCTGGTTCATCAACAACATCGGCAGCATCGCCGACTGGCGCGCCACGCTGATGCGCGTCGCCGACTTCCGCATCGCGCTCGACGAAACCGATGTGCTGCACGACACCGAAAGGCGTATCACCTTCGATCAAAATGCCAATGGCAGCCTGACGTTCGAGAAGCTTCAGGTCGCCTCGCCGGAGGGCTGCACAAAACTCTCGGACCAGCATGTCGAAATCCGCGCCGGCGATCGCGTGATGATCACCGGCGAACCCGGTGCCGGCAAGACGCTGTTCTTCCGCGCCATTGCCGGGCTTTGGCCCTGGGGCAGCGGAAAGATCGGCCTGCCGGCCGGAGAAACCCTCATCTTCGTGCCACGCGTGCCGTATTTGCCGGCCGGCACGTTGCGCGAGGTGCTCAATCACGCCAACGGGCATGCGCCCGCGAGTGACGCCGAGATTGTGGCGGTGCTGGCCGAAATTGGCCTTCAACGGCTGTCGTTCTCGCTCGACCGCGTGGGGCGCTGGGACCATGAACTGGGCGATGACGAACAGCGCTTGCTGGGCGTGGCCAGGCTCGCCTTGCGGCAGCCGAAATGGGTGATCATCGACGAAGCCATGGATGCGTTCGACGGTCCCTCGCTGCGGCGGGTGCTGGCGATGCTGGAAAAGCATCTGAAGGGCGCCACGATCATCAACATCGGGCGCGGCCAGCACAATAACCAGTTCTTTCCGCGCGGCCTGACGATCGTCAAGGATACCGGTGCCCAGCCGCTGAAACCAGCCCGCGTCAGAGCCGGCGCCATCGATCCGCCGCCGGTCGCCGTCCGCCGCAAGAAATAG
- a CDS encoding class I SAM-dependent methyltransferase, translating to MHSDIVDLRSFYSTTLGRFAERSITMALSSIWAAVPNERLVGLGYTLPWLERFGSDAERVFAFMPATQGAVVWPATGPTATALVFDEELPLVDSCIDRMLLVHSLEHVENPRETLNEIWRVLSPAGRVVIVVPNRRGVWARFEHTPFGNGRPFSRGQLTELLREANFTPAAWSDALFFPPSRRRFMMRFHNVLERAGRRLWPIFSGVIVVEAQKRLYQGVPVAQRASRRVFVPVLSPHGATRLGRRAEAGGPLAPARQVKPS from the coding sequence ATGCATTCCGACATCGTCGACCTTCGCTCCTTCTATTCGACAACGCTTGGCCGGTTCGCCGAGCGTTCGATCACCATGGCGCTGTCGTCGATATGGGCGGCTGTCCCCAATGAACGGCTGGTCGGGCTTGGCTATACCTTGCCCTGGCTGGAGCGTTTCGGCTCCGATGCCGAGCGGGTCTTTGCCTTCATGCCGGCAACGCAGGGCGCGGTGGTCTGGCCGGCAACCGGGCCGACGGCGACAGCTTTGGTCTTCGACGAGGAACTGCCGCTTGTCGATTCCTGCATCGACCGCATGCTGCTCGTCCACTCGCTCGAACATGTCGAAAACCCACGCGAGACGCTCAACGAGATCTGGCGGGTGTTGTCGCCCGCCGGGCGCGTTGTCATCGTCGTGCCCAACCGGCGCGGTGTCTGGGCGCGGTTCGAGCATACACCGTTCGGCAATGGCCGGCCGTTCTCGCGTGGCCAGCTGACGGAACTGCTGCGCGAGGCGAATTTCACGCCTGCCGCCTGGTCGGATGCGCTGTTCTTCCCGCCATCGCGGCGGCGCTTCATGATGCGTTTCCACAATGTGCTGGAGCGCGCCGGCCGGCGGCTGTGGCCGATCTTTTCCGGCGTCATCGTCGTCGAGGCGCAGAAGCGGCTCTATCAGGGCGTGCCGGTCGCCCAGCGTGCCTCCCGCCGCGTCTTCGTGCCGGTGCTGTCGCCACACGGCGCGACGCGGCTCGGCCGCCGGGCCGAGGCCGGAGGCCCATTGGCGCCGGCTCGTCAGGTGAAACCTTCGTGA
- the gloB gene encoding hydroxyacylglutathione hydrolase — protein sequence MAVEIEQFMCRSDNFGVLVHDPKSGQTAIIDAPEEAPILAAIKRTGWTPTMILTTHHHMDHVEANLALKERFKLRIVGPEAEKAKIPGIDETVEEGSVLHLGDERIEVIATPGHTAGHVSYHLPASKVAFTADTLFALGCGRLFECKPPVMYESLRKLAALPAATTIYCGHEYTLANARFALTVDPTNSALKERATRIEALRVDNKPTLPTTIGEELSTNPFLRWHDPAIRKHLGMEKAGDAEVFAEIRKRKDNF from the coding sequence ATGGCGGTCGAAATCGAACAATTCATGTGCCGGAGCGACAATTTCGGCGTGCTGGTGCATGACCCCAAGAGCGGGCAGACCGCGATCATCGACGCACCCGAGGAAGCGCCCATCCTGGCCGCGATCAAGCGCACCGGCTGGACGCCGACGATGATCCTGACCACGCATCATCATATGGACCACGTCGAGGCCAATCTGGCGCTGAAGGAGCGCTTCAAGCTGCGCATCGTCGGCCCGGAGGCGGAAAAGGCCAAGATCCCCGGCATCGACGAAACCGTCGAGGAGGGCTCCGTCCTTCATCTCGGCGATGAGCGCATCGAGGTGATCGCCACCCCCGGCCATACCGCCGGTCATGTCTCCTATCATCTGCCGGCATCGAAGGTGGCCTTCACCGCCGACACGCTGTTCGCGCTGGGCTGTGGGCGGCTGTTCGAATGCAAGCCGCCGGTGATGTATGAATCGCTGCGGAAACTCGCAGCCCTTCCCGCCGCGACGACAATCTATTGCGGCCATGAATACACGCTTGCCAACGCCCGTTTCGCGCTGACCGTCGACCCGACCAATTCGGCATTGAAGGAGCGCGCCACCAGGATCGAGGCGCTGCGGGTCGACAACAAGCCGACACTGCCGACGACGATCGGCGAGGAACTGTCGACCAATCCCTTCCTGCGCTGGCACGATCCGGCGATCCGCAAGCATCTTGGCATGGAAAAGGCCGGGGATGCCGAGGTGTTCGCCGAAATTCGCAAGCGCAAGGACAATTTCTGA
- a CDS encoding cupin domain-containing protein: MTSSAEIIATLGLKPHPEGGWYAETFRDGAGGARGHSTAIYFLLEQHQLSAWHRVKDAAEVWHFHAGAPLALSMWEEGGATGSQVIEQVLGIGLAAGERPQIVVPAGWWQSARSLGEWTLVGCTVAPGFDFAAFELAEPGWQPNPAGNPV, encoded by the coding sequence ATGACCAGTTCAGCAGAAATCATCGCGACACTCGGACTGAAGCCGCATCCGGAAGGCGGCTGGTACGCGGAGACCTTTCGCGACGGGGCCGGCGGAGCGCGTGGCCATTCGACCGCCATCTATTTCCTGCTGGAACAGCACCAGCTTTCGGCCTGGCATCGGGTCAAGGACGCAGCCGAGGTCTGGCATTTCCATGCCGGCGCGCCGCTGGCATTGTCGATGTGGGAAGAAGGCGGTGCAACGGGTAGCCAGGTGATCGAGCAGGTGCTCGGCATCGGGCTCGCGGCCGGCGAACGGCCGCAGATTGTCGTGCCGGCGGGCTGGTGGCAATCGGCGCGCAGCCTGGGCGAATGGACGCTGGTCGGCTGTACCGTCGCGCCAGGCTTTGATTTTGCCGCCTTCGAACTGGCCGAGCCGGGCTGGCAGCCTAACCCAGCAGGAAACCCAGTGTGA
- a CDS encoding lysoplasmalogenase, with product MMMPFAGGIDANANATLIFSLVAAVIYAFTLGMPPSLARSAAKTLAVAMLAVLSALQGGPLLLVAALALSAVGDAFLSRDGEKAFLGGLASFLVAHIVYIALFLRSGGGLGLLGAESWRGAIALALAVFVIVMLAALWRRVGPGLRVPIACYVVAILAMGMAALTTSSAWVIGGAVLFMASDGLLATEKFLVAAISPHRAWMRFAVWVLYYAAQLAITLGFLLG from the coding sequence ATGATGATGCCGTTTGCCGGCGGCATCGACGCCAATGCCAATGCGACGCTGATCTTCTCGCTGGTGGCGGCGGTGATCTACGCCTTCACGCTGGGCATGCCGCCGAGCCTTGCCCGCTCCGCGGCAAAGACGCTTGCGGTCGCGATGCTCGCCGTGCTTTCGGCGCTGCAGGGCGGCCCGCTGTTGCTGGTCGCGGCCCTGGCGCTCAGCGCGGTGGGCGATGCCTTCCTGTCGCGCGACGGCGAAAAGGCGTTTCTCGGTGGGCTCGCCAGCTTCCTTGTCGCCCACATCGTCTACATCGCGCTGTTCCTGCGCAGTGGCGGCGGGTTGGGACTGCTTGGCGCCGAATCCTGGCGCGGGGCGATCGCGCTGGCACTGGCGGTGTTCGTCATCGTCATGCTGGCGGCGCTCTGGCGCCGCGTCGGCCCCGGCCTGCGTGTGCCGATCGCCTGTTATGTCGTGGCGATCTTGGCGATGGGCATGGCTGCGCTGACCACCAGCAGCGCCTGGGTCATCGGCGGCGCGGTGCTGTTCATGGCATCGGACGGGCTGCTGGCCACCGAGAAATTTCTGGTGGCGGCCATCTCGCCGCATCGCGCCTGGATGCGTTTCGCCGTCTGGGTGCTGTACTACGCCGCCCAGCTCGCGATCACACTGGGTTTCCTGCTGGGTTAG
- a CDS encoding aromatic amino acid exporter YddG: MARATLIGFSAVAMWALLALLTDASGKVPPFLLSAITFSIGTGVGLVARLFMPAADKSQKIPPQVWLIGIAGLFGYHFFYFTALRNAPAVEASLIAYLWPLLIVLGSALMPGEKLAWNHVVGALLGLAGTVLIVTKGGGLAFDARYAFGYAMAAVCALLWSSYSLLSRRFPSVPTSIVTWFCAATAVLSLVCHLALEQTVLPNGAGQWLAVLGLGLMPVGAAFYAWDIGVKRGNIQVLGAASYAAPLLSTLVLIGAGVAEPSLRILAACVLITGGAALAAKSLFLRKPAEAESGAKASESGAGA, translated from the coding sequence ATGGCGCGCGCAACACTGATCGGTTTTTCAGCGGTCGCCATGTGGGCGCTCCTGGCGCTGCTCACCGATGCGTCCGGCAAAGTGCCGCCGTTCCTTTTGTCGGCGATCACCTTCTCGATCGGCACCGGTGTCGGGCTTGTCGCGCGGCTGTTCATGCCGGCCGCCGACAAGAGCCAGAAGATACCGCCGCAGGTCTGGCTGATCGGTATCGCCGGCCTGTTCGGCTACCACTTTTTCTATTTCACCGCGCTGCGCAACGCGCCGGCGGTCGAGGCCAGCCTGATCGCCTATCTTTGGCCGCTGCTGATCGTGCTCGGCTCGGCGCTGATGCCGGGCGAAAAGCTGGCGTGGAACCATGTCGTCGGCGCCTTGCTCGGTCTGGCCGGCACCGTGCTGATCGTCACCAAGGGCGGTGGGCTGGCCTTCGATGCGCGCTACGCCTTCGGCTATGCCATGGCTGCCGTCTGCGCCCTGCTCTGGTCGTCCTATTCGCTGCTGTCGCGTCGCTTTCCCTCGGTGCCGACCAGCATCGTCACCTGGTTCTGCGCGGCGACCGCCGTGCTGTCGCTCGTCTGCCATCTGGCGCTGGAACAGACAGTGTTGCCAAATGGCGCCGGCCAGTGGCTGGCCGTACTCGGGCTTGGTTTGATGCCGGTGGGTGCGGCCTTCTATGCCTGGGACATCGGCGTCAAGCGCGGCAACATCCAGGTGCTGGGCGCGGCAAGCTACGCGGCGCCGCTGCTCTCGACGCTGGTGCTGATTGGGGCCGGTGTCGCTGAGCCGTCGCTGCGCATCCTCGCCGCCTGCGTGCTCATCACCGGTGGAGCGGCCCTGGCGGCGAAGTCGCTTTTCCTGCGCAAGCCGGCCGAAGCTGAGAGCGGAGCCAAGGCATCCGAAAGCGGAGCCGGGGCATGA
- a CDS encoding DUF3108 domain-containing protein, whose product MPRLPHALVAVLAVALPSAASAASPQSFKGEYTVSFLGLSIARSTFSSHYENGAYAIDGTVSAAGLAKLFDDTRGTISSKGTISGKKMVPQAFRADYTSGKKVSAIDIRFANGAVTSTQVIPAPGKRDPNDWVPIGAGDLASVLDPMAATVIHADSLDQVCGRTVKFYDGEMRADLTLTYASKGTITVPGYKGDTITCRMGFEPVAGYRKGRKALNYLKNKSRMMVTFAPLGQTGVYAPIHATVGTQIGPLTISARRFEAVQ is encoded by the coding sequence ATGCCTCGTTTGCCTCACGCACTTGTTGCCGTGCTTGCTGTCGCCTTGCCGTCCGCCGCGTCGGCTGCCTCGCCGCAGTCCTTCAAAGGCGAATACACGGTGTCATTCCTTGGTCTCTCGATCGCAAGATCGACCTTCTCCAGCCATTACGAGAACGGCGCCTATGCGATCGATGGTACTGTCAGCGCCGCCGGACTGGCCAAATTGTTCGACGACACGCGGGGCACGATCTCGTCCAAGGGCACGATTTCCGGCAAGAAAATGGTGCCCCAGGCGTTCCGCGCCGATTACACCTCCGGCAAGAAGGTGTCCGCGATCGATATTCGCTTTGCCAATGGCGCCGTCACCTCGACACAGGTCATCCCGGCGCCGGGCAAGCGCGACCCCAACGACTGGGTGCCGATCGGTGCCGGCGACCTGGCATCGGTGCTCGATCCGATGGCCGCGACCGTCATCCATGCCGACAGCCTCGACCAGGTCTGCGGCCGTACGGTGAAATTCTATGATGGCGAGATGCGCGCCGACCTGACGCTGACCTATGCTTCGAAAGGCACGATCACGGTGCCGGGGTACAAGGGCGATACCATCACCTGCCGGATGGGGTTCGAGCCGGTGGCGGGCTACCGCAAGGGCCGCAAGGCGCTCAACTATCTCAAGAACAAAAGCCGGATGATGGTGACGTTTGCGCCGCTCGGCCAAACCGGCGTATATGCGCCGATCCACGCCACGGTAGGGACCCAGATCGGTCCGCTGACCATAAGCGCGAGACGGTTCGAAGCGGTACAATAG
- the rpmB gene encoding 50S ribosomal protein L28: MSRTCELTAKAVQTGNNVSHANNKTKRRFLPNLVNVTLISEALNQNVRLRISANALRSVEHRGGLDAFLAKADVKELSQRARLLKKQIAKKLAEQVAA; the protein is encoded by the coding sequence ATGTCCCGCACCTGCGAACTCACTGCCAAGGCAGTCCAGACCGGCAACAATGTGAGCCACGCCAACAACAAGACCAAGCGTCGCTTCCTGCCGAATCTCGTCAATGTGACGCTGATTTCGGAAGCGCTGAACCAGAATGTGCGCCTGCGCATTTCGGCCAACGCGCTGCGTTCGGTGGAACATCGCGGCGGCCTCGACGCTTTCCTGGCCAAGGCCGACGTCAAGGAACTGTCGCAGCGCGCGCGCCTGCTGAAGAAGCAGATCGCCAAGAAGCTGGCCGAACAGGTCGCTGCCTGA
- a CDS encoding queuosine precursor transporter yields MTSFSRYLPFVAAMALVVVASNILVQFPMQGQIGGLSLADLLTWGAFTYPFSFLVTDLANRRYGPAVARRIVFVGFMTAVVCSILVPPFLFRHGLIEFETAADRLVRIAAASGAAFLSAQLLDVTVFNRLRRQSWWRAPILGTLVGSIFDTMVFFTVAFSAAFAFAGPNDSFALETAPLMGVFHIEAMRWVSWALGDLSVKLIIAVVALIPYRLLAARWSQPALAV; encoded by the coding sequence ATGACTTCCTTCTCGCGATATCTGCCCTTCGTGGCCGCCATGGCGCTTGTCGTCGTGGCATCGAACATCCTCGTGCAGTTCCCGATGCAGGGCCAGATCGGCGGTCTGTCGCTGGCCGACCTGCTCACCTGGGGCGCTTTCACCTATCCCTTCTCCTTCCTGGTCACCGACCTTGCCAACCGCCGCTATGGCCCTGCCGTGGCGCGCCGGATCGTCTTTGTCGGCTTCATGACGGCGGTGGTCTGCTCGATCCTCGTCCCGCCCTTCCTGTTCCGCCATGGCCTGATCGAATTCGAGACCGCGGCCGACCGGCTGGTGCGCATAGCTGCCGCTTCAGGCGCGGCGTTCCTGTCCGCCCAACTGCTCGACGTCACCGTGTTCAACCGGCTGCGCCGGCAGAGCTGGTGGCGGGCGCCGATCCTCGGCACGCTGGTCGGATCGATCTTCGACACCATGGTGTTCTTCACCGTCGCCTTCTCCGCCGCTTTCGCCTTCGCCGGCCCAAATGACAGCTTTGCGCTCGAAACGGCACCGCTGATGGGTGTCTTCCACATCGAGGCCATGCGCTGGGTTTCCTGGGCGCTGGGCGATCTCTCGGTGAAGCTGATCATCGCGGTGGTCGCGCTCATCCCCTACCGGCTGCTCGCCGCCCGCTGGAGCCAGCCGGCGCTGGCCGTCTAA
- a CDS encoding spermidine synthase, producing the protein MIPWVHLDSAKTGDGAQELRLKRRGSEFSIMLGTNELMNSRLSGSEQALAKLSCQRIAGHRQPRILIGGLGMGFTLRAALAELGKDAGIVVAELVPAVVVWARGPMAEVFGGCLDDPRVAIQETDVGQLIRSGSAAWDAILLDVDNGPEGIVHKGNDALYSLAGLGAARTALKPGGVLAVWSQGPDSGFTRRLKQAGFAVEEVNTRANGKRGARHVIWIATAAGRF; encoded by the coding sequence ATGATCCCCTGGGTCCATCTCGATTCGGCAAAGACCGGGGATGGAGCCCAGGAACTTCGCCTCAAGCGGCGCGGCAGCGAGTTCTCGATCATGCTCGGCACCAACGAGCTGATGAACAGCCGCCTCAGCGGCTCCGAGCAAGCGCTGGCCAAACTGTCCTGCCAAAGGATTGCGGGCCATCGCCAGCCGAGGATTCTGATCGGCGGCCTCGGCATGGGTTTTACATTGCGCGCCGCCCTGGCCGAACTCGGCAAGGATGCCGGCATCGTCGTCGCGGAACTGGTGCCGGCGGTCGTCGTCTGGGCACGCGGCCCGATGGCGGAGGTGTTCGGCGGCTGTCTCGACGACCCCCGCGTCGCCATCCAGGAGACCGATGTCGGGCAATTGATCCGATCCGGGTCTGCGGCCTGGGACGCCATCCTGCTCGACGTCGACAACGGCCCCGAAGGCATCGTCCACAAGGGCAATGACGCCCTCTACAGCCTCGCAGGCCTCGGCGCCGCACGCACCGCCCTCAAGCCGGGTGGCGTGCTGGCGGTGTGGTCGCAAGGACCGGACAGCGGCTTCACGCGGCGGCTGAAGCAGGCAGGCTTTGCCGTCGAGGAGGTCAACACGCGCGCCAACGGCAAGCGCGGCGCGCGTCATGTCATCTGGATCGCCACCGCCGCGGGCAGGTTTTAG
- a CDS encoding dienelactone hydrolase family protein: MLNRRIVLKTALAASGGILMSETASGLSATPGQPLVYRDDGTDFSGRIVMPDGAVRGSLVYVPDWYGIYDYTLAEARRFASLGFAVMVADVYGAGVRITSDAQATQASQFLRDNPRTASRRLQAGVRAFRDVVPQAPFLAAVGFSLGGFCVLEMLTDAPLVRGAVILSGALGQPAGDYAAIETPIRFHHGTRDMVADVARVTKVLAWLEAKGCDCALTLYAGARHAFTNPNLPSGGDGWLGYDARYAGEADAATESFLLSLKG, translated from the coding sequence ATGCTGAATCGCCGTATCGTGCTCAAAACCGCCCTGGCGGCCTCAGGAGGCATCCTGATGTCGGAGACCGCGAGCGGTCTGTCGGCAACACCCGGTCAGCCCCTGGTCTATCGCGACGATGGAACCGATTTCTCTGGCCGAATAGTCATGCCCGACGGCGCGGTGCGCGGCAGCCTTGTCTATGTTCCCGACTGGTATGGCATCTATGACTATACGCTGGCCGAGGCGCGCCGGTTCGCAAGCCTGGGCTTCGCCGTGATGGTAGCGGATGTCTATGGTGCGGGCGTGCGCATCACTTCCGACGCCCAGGCGACACAAGCCAGCCAATTCCTGCGGGACAATCCGCGCACCGCGTCGCGCCGCTTGCAAGCCGGCGTCCGCGCGTTTCGCGACGTCGTTCCACAGGCGCCTTTCCTTGCCGCCGTCGGCTTCTCGCTCGGCGGTTTCTGCGTCCTGGAGATGCTCACGGACGCGCCGCTGGTTCGTGGAGCCGTCATCCTGTCCGGGGCGCTTGGCCAGCCGGCCGGCGACTATGCCGCGATCGAGACGCCCATCAGGTTTCATCATGGAACGCGCGACATGGTGGCCGATGTGGCGCGGGTTACGAAGGTTCTGGCCTGGCTTGAGGCCAAGGGTTGCGACTGCGCCTTGACCCTCTATGCCGGCGCCAGGCATGCCTTCACCAATCCCAACCTTCCCTCCGGCGGCGACGGCTGGCTGGGCTATGACGCCCGCTATGCCGGGGAAGCCGACGCAGCGACAGAGTCGTTTCTGCTGTCCTTGAAGGGCTAA